The sequence below is a genomic window from Deinococcus radiopugnans ATCC 19172.
GACAATCGAGAACAGCCGGGCCGTTTCGGGGATGTTCTGGCCGCGCAGGCTGGCCGGGTACCCGGTGCCGTCCCAGCGCTCGTGGTGGTAGCGCACCAGATCCAGGGTCTCGGCGGGCAGGAAGTGCAGGTCCTGCAGCATCTCGTAGCCCACGGTGGTGTGGGTCTGGATCACCTGACGTTCGGCGGTGTCCAGCGGCCCCTGCTTGTGCAGAATCTGGTCGGGAATCGCCAGTTTGCCCAGGTCGTGCAGGTACGCGCCCCAGCGCAGCGCCCGCACCTGTTCCTCGTCCCAGCCCAGGCGGCGGGCCAGCCGCAGGCTCATGCTGACCACCCGCGTGGTGTGGCCGCCGGTATCGTCGTCGCGGCGTTCCAGGGCCGCGCCCAGCGAGCGCAGCGTCAGGTCGTTGGCGTCGCGCAGCTCGCGGATGGCGCCCAGTTGCCCCAGCTGTGCCCCCAGCAGCCGGGCAAAGGCGGCCACCACCGAGGTTTCCTCCTCGTCAAAATCCACGTCGGTGTCGCGGGTCAGGATCAGGACACCCAGATGGTTGGAGGCCCGCCCGAACACCGGGGCCACGTGGTAGCGGCGGCGCTGCGGCTTCTTAAGCAGGTCCAGCGCTTCCTCGGCCACCCAGTGGTCGGCCTGCACGCTGCGGCTGTCGTTGTGGCTGGGATGGATCGGCCGTTCCAGGAACGCCTCGTAGGCGCCCTTGGCCGCCAGGATGTACGGCGTGCCCTGCCGGTAGGCCACGAAGGCCAGGTTGGGCGCGACTTTCAGGGTGCTCAGAATGCCGATGCCGGCGCGGATGATGCCCTGATCGTCCCGGGCCTCGGCCAGCCGCTCGCTGCCGTTGCGCAGCGCCACCACGGTGTTGCGCTGCCACGCCAGCTCGCGTTCGGTGCTCTGTTCCCGCAAGATGATGTAGCCCAGGCCGCCGATCATCAGCAGCGCGCCCAGCAGTTCCTGCAGGGTGGCCGATTGGCCGGCCAGCACCAGCGAGGCCACAAACGCTGCCACGTACGCCAGCACGGCGGCCCAGCGCCACGCCATGCCCAGGGACCAGGCCCCGATGGTCAACAGCAGGCCGGCCCCCGCCATCAGGCCAGGGTAATGGGCGTAGGCGGCGTAACCCACGGTTCCGGTGCCCAACAGGAGCAACAGATAGGACCAGAGGCTGGGGAAGGACACAGCGGAAGTCTAGCACCGACCGCCCGACAAACTTAATGTTTTCAGGGGCGTTCTCACACACTCCGGGCTGCGTGTCCTGTCCAGTCGATGGGGCAGGCCGTGCGCCGGACGCTCCTGCCCAGCCCAGGGGCTCCAGCGTGGGTGCTCCAGTTAAGACTCAGCCAGTCGAGAGTGGCCCAGGCGAGATTGACCGAGATTGACTCAGTCGAGGTCCACGGCCCACCACGCCTCGCGCTGGGCGGCCAGGCGGGCGCGGGGGTCGCCGATGGTGTCCAGGGCGCGGGCCAGACCCTGCCAGTCCATCTCGCTCATGGGATCGATGGCCAGGGCGCGCTGGTGGAACTGCGCGGCGTCCTTGGACCGGCCCGCCTCGGTGGCGGCGCGGGCGGCCAGACTGAGGACGCTCATCTGCTTTTGCTCCAGCCGGGCGCGCACGTCGTCCACCCAGGGGCTGTCCGCGCCGGGCAGGAAGGTGCCGTACTGCCCGGTCAGTTCGCGCATTTCCTCCAGGCCCAGGCTGCCGTGTTCGGCCTGGGTCGCCAGCAGTTCGTAGCGGTACACGTCGTATTCGGGATTCAGGTCGCCGGCCAGCGCGTAGCGGCGGTTGGCGCTGACCACCGTCTCGCTGCTCAGGCTGCGGCGCAGGCGGTGCAGGGTGGTGTGAAATAGCGAACTGGCGCGGGCCTCGTCCTTTTCCGGCCACAGCGCCTCGGCGGCCTCCCAGCTGGTGACCTCCTTGTGTTCCAGGAGAAAGAAGAACAGTTCCAGCGCCTTGCGGCTGACCCATGACACCGGCGTGCCCTGCCAGACCACCTGCGCGGTGCCCAGCGCCTTGGCCTGCATGCCGCCCTCGGCCTGCAGGGTCAGGCCCGCGCGGCGCAACCGGGCGTCGATGGCGGTGGTCAGGTCCTGCGGCGTGAACGGCTTGGGCAGGTAGTCGTCCGCGCCCAGGTTCATGCCCCGGCGCACGTCGCCGCGCTCGGCGTGGCTGCTGAGCAGCATGAAGGGAATGGCCGAGTGCTGCTCGTGCTCGCGCAGCTTTTCCAGAAATTCCAGGCCCGTCATGTACGGCATCACCACGTCGCTGATCACCAGATCGGGGGTGAAGACCTTCAGGAGTTCCAGCGCCTCCACCGGATGGTTGCTGGTCCGCACTTCATGGCCGGCGCGGCTGAGAATCACGCTGACGAGTTTGAGGATGGCGGCGTCGTCATCCACCACGAGAATGCGGGGCATATCCGGCAGTCTAACAGACGGGTGAGGACCACATGGATGAAAGCTCATGGGCGGGTGGGCCAGCAGGGGAAAGCCGCCTGCTGCCATGACCGGGCCGCCTCACCCGGTGGCGGCCCGCATCTGTATTACTCTGCCGACCATGCCCTCTCCACTGACCACGGCTCCACTGACGCTGATCCAGGCCCAGGTGATCACCCAGGACCAGACGCTGCCGCGTGCCGGGGCGGTGCTGGTCGGCGGCGGACGCGTGCTGGCGGTGGGCGAGTTCCCGGAGTTGCGGGCGCTGGCGCCGCGCGCCGAGGTGCGGGATCACCGCGACCTGATTCTGACGCCGGGCCTGTGCGACGCGCACACCCATCTGGTGGCCTACGGCTTCTCGCTGTCGCAGATCAATCTGCACAGCGCGCGCAGCATCTCGGAGGTGCAGGCCAGAGTTGGGCAGGTGGCGATGAACACGCCCGCCGGCACCTGGATTCGCGGCGGCGGCTTTCTGCTGTCCGAGCTGGGGCTCGGTGATTACCCCACGGCGGCGCTGCTGGACGAGGTCAGCCCGCACCACCCGGTGCAGCTGTACTCGCGCGATCTGCACATGACCTGGGTCAACAGCGCCGCCCTGCGCGCCGCCGGCATCACCGAGGCCACCCCGGACCCCGAGGGCGGCCAGATCGTGCGCCCGCTGGGCTGCCTGCTGGAACAGGCCAGCGGGCTGGTGTCGGCCGTGATGCCTGAACCCAGCGAGGCCGAATATCTGGCGGCGGCGCGGGTGGGGGCCGACGATCTGGCCTCGCGCGGCTACGTCAGCACGCACACGATGGCCTATGAATCGCCCGGAGCGCCGCGCGCCCTGCAGACGCTGGCAGCGCGCGGCGAGCTGCCGCTGCGGGTCTGGGCCTGCCTGCCGCACACCCGTCTGGACGCGGCCCGCGAACTGGGGCTCGGCCCCTGCACGGGCGGGCTGTTCGGGTGGGGCGGCGTCAAGTTCTTCGCGGACGGCGCGCTGGGCAGCCGCACTGCCTGGCTGCACGCGCCGGGATTCGCGGACGGCTCCGGCACCGGCATCGCCCTGGACCCGCCCGAACTGATTCGCGAGCGTGGCCTGGAGGCCATCGCGCTGGGGCTGACCCCCGTGACCCACGCCATCGGGGACCGGGCCAATACCGAGGTGCTGAACGTGTACGACGATCTGCGCGCCGCCGCCGAAGCAAGGGGCCTGCGCCTGCGAATCGAGCATTCCCAGCACCTGCGCCCCGAGGACATCGCGCGCCACCGGGGCCTGGTGTGCAGCGTGCAGCCCATCCACCTGCAGGCCGACGCGCCCATGATCCGCGAATTGATGCCGCATCTGGCGGACGGCAGCTACGCCTTCAAATCCCTGATGGAGGCGGGGGCGATTCTGGCCTTCGGCAGCGACGCCCCGGTGGCGGCCCCCGATCCGCGGGCCAGCTTCGCCGCAGCGGTCACCCGGGTGGACGACGGCGGCGGGCAGCTGGCCCCGCACGAGGCCATGTCCGCCGAGGACGTTCTGTGGGCGCACACGCGCGGCCCCGCGATGGCGGCGGGCTGGGATGACGAGGGCCACATCCGCCCCGGTGCCCGCGCGGCCTTCACGCTGTGGGACCGGCTGGGGGGTCACGCGCGGGCGCTGGTGCTTTAAGCGTCCGGTGCAGCCAGCGGGGCCAGTTTCAGGGTTACGGTGTGCAGCCGTTCCTGGCCCGCGCCACCCCCAAATTTGCCGATGTACAGGCTGCCGTCCTCCCTGACCGCCACCGCGAAGACCAGTTGCCCGCCCACCGATTGAAAGGGCAGGTTGCGGGAGAGCCGCGTCCACTCATCGGCCCCGATGCGCAGGGCGCTCAGGCCGGTGATCAGCTGGTACTCCAGATCGGCGGGCAGCGCTTCCGTGGTGGCGGTCTTTTCCGGCGCCTTGCGCTCCCAGCACAGCGAGAGAGTCTGGGTCTGGGCGCTGGTCGCCTCTCCCGTGGCCGTGACCAGCCGCCACTCGAAGCCGCCGCCCGCCTTTTCAGACAGTACCGTTTTCAGCTCCAGCTCGATGTGCTGCACCACCAGCGCGCTGGGATCGCCGCCCTCACGGCCAAAGTCCCGGGCGACGCTGGCCTGCACCGCCGTCACGAAGTCCAGCACCGACACGGCTCTGTTGGGCATGTCTTTCTCCTGAAAGCGGGGTGGGTCCGGTTACGCTTCTTCCTCATCCTCCGGCAGATCGGCGTTGGAATACACGTTCTGCACGTCGTCCAGTTCCTCCAGCGCGTCGATGACCACCAGCAGCTTGCGGGCGTCGTCGCCTTCCACGGCCACCAGCACGTTGGGCACCATGGTCAGCGCGGCGTTCTCGATCTCGTAGCCCGCGCCGCTCAGGGCCTCCTGCACGGCGTACAGGTCAGCCGGGCCGGTGCTGATCTCCAGTCCTTCGTCGGATTCCTGAATGTCCTCCGCGCCGTGTTCGATGGCGATTTCCTGCACGGCCTCGGCGGTGTCGCGCAGCAGCAGCACACCCTTTTTCTCGAACTGCCACGCCACGCTGCCGCTGGTGCCCAGCGAGCCGCCGCGTTTGTTGAATACGGCGCGGATGTCGGCCACGGTGCGGTTGACGTTGTCGGTC
It includes:
- a CDS encoding trypco2 family protein — protein: MPNRAVSVLDFVTAVQASVARDFGREGGDPSALVVQHIELELKTVLSEKAGGGFEWRLVTATGEATSAQTQTLSLCWERKAPEKTATTEALPADLEYQLITGLSALRIGADEWTRLSRNLPFQSVGGQLVFAVAVREDGSLYIGKFGGGAGQERLHTVTLKLAPLAAPDA
- a CDS encoding HD-GYP domain-containing protein, whose product is MSFPSLWSYLLLLLGTGTVGYAAYAHYPGLMAGAGLLLTIGAWSLGMAWRWAAVLAYVAAFVASLVLAGQSATLQELLGALLMIGGLGYIILREQSTERELAWQRNTVVALRNGSERLAEARDDQGIIRAGIGILSTLKVAPNLAFVAYRQGTPYILAAKGAYEAFLERPIHPSHNDSRSVQADHWVAEEALDLLKKPQRRRYHVAPVFGRASNHLGVLILTRDTDVDFDEEETSVVAAFARLLGAQLGQLGAIRELRDANDLTLRSLGAALERRDDDTGGHTTRVVSMSLRLARRLGWDEEQVRALRWGAYLHDLGKLAIPDQILHKQGPLDTAERQVIQTHTTVGYEMLQDLHFLPAETLDLVRYHHERWDGTGYPASLRGQNIPETARLFSIVDVYDALSNARPYKPAWTRDRALAEIRSQAGRQFDPQYVDAFLRMMAEQDDAVIVS
- a CDS encoding response regulator, with the translated sequence MPRILVVDDDAAILKLVSVILSRAGHEVRTSNHPVEALELLKVFTPDLVISDVVMPYMTGLEFLEKLREHEQHSAIPFMLLSSHAERGDVRRGMNLGADDYLPKPFTPQDLTTAIDARLRRAGLTLQAEGGMQAKALGTAQVVWQGTPVSWVSRKALELFFFLLEHKEVTSWEAAEALWPEKDEARASSLFHTTLHRLRRSLSSETVVSANRRYALAGDLNPEYDVYRYELLATQAEHGSLGLEEMRELTGQYGTFLPGADSPWVDDVRARLEQKQMSVLSLAARAATEAGRSKDAAQFHQRALAIDPMSEMDWQGLARALDTIGDPRARLAAQREAWWAVDLD
- a CDS encoding YebC/PmpR family DNA-binding transcriptional regulator; amino-acid sequence: MAGHSKWSQIKRKKGANDKKRSAMYSKHIRAIGAAVRSGGSGDPSGNLALKNAIAAAKTDTVPVDNIDNAIKRALGAEAGAAEFKEVTYEGYGPGGTAIFIEALTDNVNRTVADIRAVFNKRGGSLGTSGSVAWQFEKKGVLLLRDTAEAVQEIAIEHGAEDIQESDEGLEISTGPADLYAVQEALSGAGYEIENAALTMVPNVLVAVEGDDARKLLVVIDALEELDDVQNVYSNADLPEDEEEA
- a CDS encoding amidohydrolase, yielding MPSPLTTAPLTLIQAQVITQDQTLPRAGAVLVGGGRVLAVGEFPELRALAPRAEVRDHRDLILTPGLCDAHTHLVAYGFSLSQINLHSARSISEVQARVGQVAMNTPAGTWIRGGGFLLSELGLGDYPTAALLDEVSPHHPVQLYSRDLHMTWVNSAALRAAGITEATPDPEGGQIVRPLGCLLEQASGLVSAVMPEPSEAEYLAAARVGADDLASRGYVSTHTMAYESPGAPRALQTLAARGELPLRVWACLPHTRLDAARELGLGPCTGGLFGWGGVKFFADGALGSRTAWLHAPGFADGSGTGIALDPPELIRERGLEAIALGLTPVTHAIGDRANTEVLNVYDDLRAAAEARGLRLRIEHSQHLRPEDIARHRGLVCSVQPIHLQADAPMIRELMPHLADGSYAFKSLMEAGAILAFGSDAPVAAPDPRASFAAAVTRVDDGGGQLAPHEAMSAEDVLWAHTRGPAMAAGWDDEGHIRPGARAAFTLWDRLGGHARALVL